Proteins encoded within one genomic window of Acidobacteriota bacterium:
- a CDS encoding FHA domain-containing protein: MPERATGRDIVFEILKNMRESAEPLTRDVLVPGIYNVYLHIEDHTRLAAIQGDIATDAKQALENEIDRSNQLQTPKPLDRLKGMFRGGTDKLGETLPYRKPVSGWQIIFHIATEAEFLPGEIEIHSQFAHNVKTNRGGQETVMTEMRQGTGTTRTAMSPKSRQPVGPALAEEQTHVRDGGSVPFAQSGVRPFAVLRYESKTGPKVLSIRKDDIVIGRGGPNCWVDFRIIAPFEADTKMVSSEHIRLRRDPTTGKFFIKDTSSNGTTVNGQRIPPSLDNGTPRRDRNVEVPLPESCRIGLADVVFLEFEVCQ; this comes from the coding sequence ATGCCCGAGCGAGCAACTGGACGTGATATCGTTTTTGAGATTCTGAAAAATATGCGTGAGAGTGCCGAACCCCTCACCCGCGATGTTCTGGTCCCAGGGATTTATAACGTTTACCTTCATATTGAAGACCATACCCGGCTGGCCGCGATTCAAGGAGATATCGCCACCGATGCCAAACAGGCGTTGGAAAATGAAATCGACCGGTCAAACCAGTTGCAAACGCCAAAGCCGCTTGACCGATTGAAGGGGATGTTTCGAGGCGGGACTGACAAATTAGGGGAAACGCTCCCGTATCGCAAACCGGTCAGTGGCTGGCAAATCATTTTTCACATCGCCACCGAGGCCGAGTTTCTCCCAGGTGAAATCGAAATCCACTCACAGTTTGCCCACAATGTAAAAACCAATCGTGGTGGCCAGGAGACCGTCATGACTGAAATGCGCCAGGGAACAGGGACTACCCGGACTGCTATGTCTCCGAAAAGCCGCCAACCGGTTGGTCCTGCGCTGGCTGAAGAACAAACTCATGTCCGAGATGGTGGCAGCGTCCCGTTTGCGCAATCTGGTGTCCGCCCATTTGCAGTTCTTCGATATGAGAGCAAAACTGGGCCGAAGGTGCTTTCAATTCGCAAAGACGATATTGTAATTGGTCGCGGCGGTCCGAATTGCTGGGTTGATTTCCGGATTATTGCCCCGTTTGAAGCGGATACCAAAATGGTATCGAGCGAGCATATCCGGCTGAGGCGTGACCCAACGACAGGCAAGTTCTTTATCAAAGACACCAGTTCAAATGGAACGACCGTCAATGGACAACGAATCCCACCAAGTTTAGATAATGGAACCCCCCGACGGGATCGCAATGTCGAAGTTCCGCTTCCTGAGAGTTGCCGAATTGGGCTGGCGGATGTCGTTTTTCTGGAGTTTGAGGTGTGTCAATGA